A section of the Rhodamnia argentea isolate NSW1041297 unplaced genomic scaffold, ASM2092103v1 Rarg_v2.25, whole genome shotgun sequence genome encodes:
- the LOC125313408 gene encoding uncharacterized tatC-like protein ymf16 yields the protein MNENESNPIKYFYFSFELLNYISYEFHFAPETILKEVRIRSVRILIGLGLTWFTRYWFPEELISPLAKPFLTLPFDSAFVCTQSTEASPTYVATSSIACSYFVVPFLSHQIWCFLIPSCYGEQRTKYNRFFYLSGSRFSLFLFLTPPRVVPNVWHFPYFVGATSTNSLMIKLQPKIYDHIMLTVRISFILSVCSQVPVIVIRLPEPRGLSVETFTNNRRFLMVFPLLTAALSTPPDIWCQIVAPFLISLIIELAIFVASILQVREEGWTSVMRGIGSIDKKEE from the coding sequence ATGAATGAAAATGAATCGaatcctatcaaatatttctatttctccTTTGAATTACTCAACTATATTTCCTATGAATTTCATTTTGCACCGGAAACTATTCTAAAAGAGGTTCGAATCCGTTCCGTTCGGATATTGATCGGTCTTGGCTTGACATGGTTTACGCGTTACTGGTTCCCGGAAGAGTTAATATCTCCATTAGCTAAACCCTTTCTTACCCTGCCTTTTGACTCGGCTTTTGTTTGTACACAATCAACGGAGGCCTCCCCGACATATGTTGCAACGTCTTCAATAGCATGCTCTTACTTCGTCGTTCCCTTTCTAAGTCATCAAATTTGGTGCTTTTTGATCCCCAGTTGCTATGGGGAACAAAGGACGAAATACAATCGATTCTTCTATTTAAGTGGTTCTCGCTTTTCCTTGTTCCTGTTCCTAACTCCTCCCCGGGTAGTTCCCAATGTTTGGCACTTTCCATACTTCGTGGGTGCAACATCAACAAATTCGCTCATGATCAAGTTACAACCTAAGATCTATGACCATATTATGTTAACTGTTCGTATTTCGTTCATTCTATCGGTATGCTCCCAGGTACCTGTAATTGTGATCCGTTTGCCAGAACCAAGGGGTCTTTCTGTGGAAACCTTCACGAACAATCGTCGttttttgatggtttttccgcTTCTCACAGCTGCTCTTTCGACACCTCCGGATATCTGGTGCCAAATCGTCGCCCCTTTCCTTATTTCTTTGATAATAGAGTTGGCTATCTTTGTGGCATCGATTTTACAAGTTCGTGAAGAGGGCTGGACGAGTGTCATGAGGGGGATCGGCTCGatcgacaaaaaagaagag